In the genome of Quercus robur chromosome 3, dhQueRobu3.1, whole genome shotgun sequence, one region contains:
- the LOC126717191 gene encoding uncharacterized protein LOC126717191, which translates to MGMSKTEVNLKRLLAAAPQQKNQAKLVHYVATLREQLEQLAEERTSEGLPRVSKAVVNDYSEKIEAIASKLAASLTTPDTQVSQEPLEETAVKESPSKTGENHILPTPRLRRRFVPASNSEDRIHDTTEADSSAPVKLDAAAQAHIEKHRMLQEDLTDEMVGLARQLKESSLMMSNSLQSTEKILDSTEQAVEHSLASTGRANVRAMKIYSESSKTSCFTWLAIFAMTCIFIMVVLLIRVT; encoded by the exons ATGGGAATGAGTAAAACGGAAGTGAACTTAAAGAGGTTGCTTGCGGCTGCACCTCAACAAAAAAACCAGGCAAAACTTGTACAT TATGTTGCTACATTACGAGAACAATTAGAACAGCTTGCTGAAGAGAGAACTTCCGAAGGCTTACCAAG GGTTTCAAAGGCAGTGGTCAATGATTATTCAGAGAAGATTGAAGCGATTGCTTCCAAATTAGCTGCCTCATTG ACTACACCTGATACCCAAGTATCCCAGGAGCCCTTGGAAGAGACCGCTGTAAAGGAAAGCCCTTCTAAAACAGGAGAAAATCACATCCTTCCTACTCCTAGACTAAGAAGAAGATTTGT GCCTGCATCAAATAGTGAAGATAGAATTCATGACACTACTGAGGCTGATTCATCTGCACCTGTCAAACTGGATGCTGCAGCACAAGCACACATTGAAAAGCACag AATGCTTCAAGAGGACTTGACTGATGAAATGGTTGGGTTGGCACGGCAACTTAAGGAGAGCAGTCTGATGATGAGCAATTCCTTGCAAAGCACTGAAAAA ATACTTGATTCTACTGAGCAAGCTGTTGAGCATAGCTTGGCAAGTACTGGGCGTGCCAATGTGCGAGCCATGAAGATATACTCTGAGAGCTCTAAGACATCATGCTTCACATGGCTTGCGATCTTTGCAATGACATGTATTTTCATCATGGTAGTGCTTCTAATTCGTGTAACCTGA